The Raphanus sativus cultivar WK10039 chromosome 2, ASM80110v3, whole genome shotgun sequence DNA segment acactaaattaataaatatttaacctTCTTTTCTGTTCTTTTTGGGACAATGCATCTTGATTTATGagttctttcatttttttctttttttaagtgAGTTCTTTCATTTCACTACGATTTTTCAATATCAGAATCGTTTAGTACTTCATATTAAAGGAGTACAAcaatcttttaataataataccAAATATTGGGCCTTAACAGATTCTGATGCATCCAAGAGAATGGGCttgtaaaagaaaaatgggAGAGAGAAGCGACTACAGTGCGACGGCTAGGGTTTCCACGAATCTCCTCAGATCTGCCCCCAAACACCCATTTTTCTGATCTATCTCTAGGATATCATTCAGCTTCGCCTTCTCAAGTACAAGCTGTCTCCACTAAGCTCCGATAGCTTCCAATCGCCACCCAGATCTGCGAACAAGTAACACAATCTCTGGGTCTCTTGGCTCGATTGAGACGATCTAGTCCCTCATTAGGCCTTTGTGGCTTCTTTCATTAGGCCTCTGTAGCCTCTTATCTCACTCCTTCTGCGACAGTAAGCTCCCAGAATGCTTCGGTCAAGCAAACAAAGGGAGCGCTCGCTGGTGGAGGAACTCAAGGAGCTCGAGTTACTCGAGGAAGGGGTGATGGTTGACATCCCTGAGCTGGAAAACGACGATCTCCTAGAAGAAAACTCTCTCAGCGTCATCGTCAGATGCCTCAACCCATCGGTACACAAAGTTGGTGGCCTCGTCAAAGCTCTGCCTCCCATCTGGGGTCTAGAAGACAGAGTACATGGAAGAGGGGTTGGCCCTGACCGTGTTCAATTCATCTTCCAGTCAGACAGGGACCTCCACCATGTCCTCACCAGAGGTCCCTGGTTCGTCAACGGCTGGATAGTAGCTCTGGATCAATGGTCTCCAACACCAGGACCGAGCTTTCTCCAAAAGATCCTCTTTTGGATTCGGATAAAAGGCCTCCCGGTTCACCTGCTGAAGAGAAAGACTATTGATACTCTGGTTGGGCCTCTAGGGAAAATCGAGAATGTAGAACTCCACGCAAAAAACTCTTCATCAGTGGAATACGTCAGAGCTCAGGTCTGGATAAACGCCGACGAGCCACTCCAATTCCGCCGGATTGCTCGCTTCAAGTCTGGTGAAGTAATTCCTACTGAGCTTGAGTATGAAAGGCTCATCAAAATTTGTTTCCTCTGCAAGAGATTAACTCATGACCAAAACAGATGCCCCTCCCAACTACATCATCAGGGAAGAGACACACCTGCAAGTAACCAACTGGTCACTGAAGCTGTGGCAGGAAGAAGGTCCCATGGTGGTTCTGGCGCTACCGCTGTAGACATGGGAAGACCCCAACCTCGCCAAACAACATCTCGAAGAGCGTCAAAAGCCTCAACACAACGCAGAAGTGCAGACACAAAAGGAAAAAGTATAGTGGGAGCCTCCACTAGAGTCTGGAGACAGAAGGAGATAATCTCAACACCCAGAGCAGAAGGAACTACCTCCAAGAGTTCAGGCGAATCTTCTGTCCCTATTGGTCGAAAGTCATCATCTGGCAAGAAGAAAGGCCAACAAAGCAGAGCCCCCACACTCTGGAACCAGACAGGGAACTGACGTCTGTCTTTGAGAGGCTGGGAAGCCAAAGAGACAAGCAACCTGATAGCCCATCGATGGTGGAGCACCTCGACCCAAATACTAGCAGTTCCAAGGCGCTATCTTCGCAGAAAGCATCTCAAGAGAGGCTCTCTAGTAAAGGCAGTCGGAGCCCTCCGTCAGTTTTCGAAAGGCTTGGATCAGGCTCAAAGAACTCATCCGAGAAAAAACGCAGCTCACTAGAAGCGACATCATCCAAAAGGCGCCGGCTCAGTCACAGTGGAGACAGAGATCCAAAAAAGCCCCGCCTTGAGATGCAAGAAGCTTCAGTGTTCCAGCGGCTTGGAAATAAAAGTGGTGGCTCAGGAGAAAAGGAGCCAGAGTCCCATGTTCATTCTGCTCAAGTAGCAGCTCTCCACACTCGCCATACTGTCCGTAGGATAGTATTGGGGAGTGGTAAAATCTTGGAAGAAGGGTTGATGGATAATTCCAACCCTTCGAAGTCAATATGAGAATTCTCAGCTGGAACTGTCAGGGGTTGGGGAATACCCCTACAGTTCGACGTCTAAAGGAAATGCTTGGTCAGCATTCTCCTGACATTTTATTCCTCAGTGAGACCAAAAATAGTAGAAGATATATGGAAAGTTTAGTAGAAAGTTTAGGCTTCAGCTATCTGAAAACAGTGGAGCCGATTGGAAGAGGGGGAGGTCTAGCAGTGATGTGGAAGGAGGCTTGCAAGGTAGAGGCCCTCCAGATGCATAGACGGGTGATTGATCTAAAAGTTCACTGGCAAGACAAGATCTTCTTCCTATCCTGTGTCTATGGTGAGCCGATAAAGGGCAAGAGAAATGATGTATGGGAGAGGCTCACCAGAATAGGCACCACTAGAGAAGGTCCATGGATGATGACTGGCGACTTCAATGAGCTTATAGACCCTTCGGAGAAATTAGGGGGCGCAGTAAGATCTATTGACGAAGGGAAAGATTTCAGACAGATGCTGCATGCTAATGGCCTTTGGAACATCAAGCATTTTGGGTACCAGTTCTCTTGGGCAGGCACTAGGAATAATGAGACAGTGCAGTGCCGTTTAGACAGAACAGTAGCTAATCAAGCCTGGCTCGACATGTTCTCCCAAGCTTCAGCAACTTACCTCCCGAAGGTCTGCTCAGATCACAGCCCAGTCCTCACCACACTAGTTGATCAAATTTGGAAAAAGCGAGCCACTTTCAAGTATGACCACCGCTGGATCAGAAGAGAAGGTTTCTCCAATACAGTCACACAATCATGGAAGAGACAAGCGCCTGGCCAACTTGGCCTTCTCGCCAAAATTGCCACCTGCAGAAAGGACATCTCTGTGTGGAAAAGAAGTGCAAAGCCAAACTCTGCCTTGCGAATCCAAGAGCTACATTCCAGAATCGATGAAGCAACGAAGTCCAGCTTCATCAATAGAGACGAGCTCAGTAGCCTAAAAGAAGCCCTGAATGCGGAGTATTACAACGAAGAAGTCTTCTGGCAACAAAAGAGCAGACTCAATTGGCTCCGGTCCGGGGACAGAAACACCAAGTTCTTCCACGCTGTCACAAAAAACCGAAGGGCTCAGAACCGCATCTACAGTCTCCTagatgaagaagagaaggaaTGGTATGCAGAGGAAGACTTGGGAAGACTTGCAGACGAGCACTTCAAACTCTTATATGCGTCAGAAGATATTGGGCTTGATCTTGGGAGTTGGGATGACGTCCCTACGGTCGTCACCGAGGAGCAGAACCTGCAACTATTGGCACCCATCACGACAGAGGAAGTTAAAGCTGCAGTCTTCGACATTAATCCCCACAAATGCCCTGGTCCGGATGGTATAAATGCATTCTTCTTCCAGCAATTCTGGGAATCCATGAGTGAAGACGTCACGAACATGGTCAAGAACTTCTTCAATTCAGGGAAGTTAGAAGAAAGCATAAACAAGACAAACATCTGCCTCATTCCCAAGAAATTAGATGCGAAGAAGCTGGTGGATTTTAGGCCTATTAGCCTCTGTAACGTTGCCTATAAAATAGTTTCTAAGCTTTTAAGCAAACGTTTGAAGTCTGTTTTGCCTTGCGTAATATCTGAATCTCAAGCAGCTTTCGTTGAAGACAGGCTTATCTCAGACAATATACTAATAGCCCATGAGCTACTTCACGCCCTAAACTCCAACAACAGCTGCTCAAGGGACTTCATCGCCGTCAAGACAGATCTTTCCAAGGCTTTTGATAGAGTGGAGTGGTCCTTTTTGGCAAAGGCAATGAAGACTCTTGGCTTCTCAGATGCTTGGTGTGCTCTCATCATGGAATGTGTATCCACGGTCCAGTACCAGGTCCTCATCAACGGTAGCCCTCATGGAGACATTAGACCAACGAGAGGCTTAAGGCAAGGAGACCCCCTGTCTCCTTATCTATTCGTCATATGTACGGAGCTCCTGGTTCAAAGATTACAAAAGGCGGAGAGTAGCGGAGAAATAACGGGACTACAGGTTGCAAGGGGGGCACCAGCTGTCTCTCATCTATTGTATGCAGACGACAGTATGTTCTACTGCAAGCAATCAGATGAAGAACTCAGTCGTCTATCTGAAATACTCCAAGCGTATAGCCTAGCCTCGGGACAACGCATCAACTACCAGAAGTCAAGCATATACTTTGGAAAAAACATTCCTAATGAGCGCAGAGAGGAGATTAAACTAAAGCTTGGAATGCAACAAGAGGGTGGCGACGGGATCTACTTAGGTCTCCCAGAGTCTTTTGGAAGCTCCAAGGTCTCTATCCTCAGTTTCCTCAAAGAAAGACTAGAACAAAAGATTGGTGGATGGCAAAACAGATTCTTATCTGCAGGCGGAAAGGAAGTTCTACTCAAGGCGGTAGCCTTAGCTCTACCGACATATACAATGTCGTGCTTCCTCATCCCCAAAACTATATGCAAGAAAATAGCCTCCATCATGTCAGACTTCTGGTGGAAATCAAGCAAATCCTCTAAAGGAATGCATTGGAGAAGCTGGGACTATCTATGCAGACCCAAAGATAATGGAGGCCTCGGTTTCAAGGACCTGGAAGCCTTCAACATTGCGCTCCTAGGAAAGCAACTTTGGCGTATGATCACACACCCAACATCTCTGCTCGCTAGGTTGTTCAAGAGCCGCTATTTTAGAACATCTGACCCGCTGAACGCCACACTGGGATCACGCCCTTCCTTTGCATGGAGAAGCATTCACGCAGCTCAAAAACTTATACAACAAGGTGCAAAGGTAGTTCTTGGTAATGGACAACAGACAAGTGTTTGGGGAGAGCGGTGGCTGGGAAGCAAGCCTGCGCAGCCAGTGAATGCAACAAAGATCCTAGCTGAACCCTACTACAATTGTCTCAGCCATGATATGAAGGTTAGCGACCTAATGATAAGCACAGGAATAGAGTGGAATGAGGGGCTTATCAGGAATCTCTTCCCAAGAGAAATCTCAGATAAAATCATCTCC contains these protein-coding regions:
- the LOC108838205 gene encoding uncharacterized protein LOC108838205; this encodes MLRSSKQRERSLVEELKELELLEEGVMVDIPELENDDLLEENSLSVIVRCLNPSVHKVGGLVKALPPIWGLEDRVHGRGVGPDRVQFIFQSDRDLHHVLTRGPWFVNGWIVALDQWSPTPGPSFLQKILFWIRIKGLPVHLLKRKTIDTLVGPLGKIENVELHAKNSSSVEYVRAQVWINADEPLQFRRIARFKSGEVIPTELEYERLIKICFLCKRLTHDQNRCPSQLHHQGRDTPASNQLVTEAVAGRRSHGGSGATAVDMGRPQPRQTTSRRASKASTQRRSADTKGKSIVGASTRVWRQKEIISTPRAEGTTSKSSGESSVPIGRKSSSGKKKGQQSRAPTLWNQTGN